The Euphorbia lathyris chromosome 3, ddEupLath1.1, whole genome shotgun sequence genome contains a region encoding:
- the LOC136223543 gene encoding ATP synthase subunit d, mitochondrial codes for MSGTAKKITDVAFKASKNIDWDGMAKLIVTDEARKEFNTLRRAFDEVNSELQTKFSQEPEPVNWDYYRKNIGSRLVDMYKEAHDSIQIPKFVDTVTPQYKPKFEALLVELKEAEQQSLKESERLEKEIAEVQELKKKLSTMTADEYFEKHPELKKKFDDEIRNDYWGY; via the exons ATGAGTGGAACAGCGAAGAAGATAACAGATGTCGCTTTCAAGGCATCTAAGAACATAGACTGGGATGGAATGGCAAAGCTCATCGTCACCGATGAGGCTCGCAAGGAGTTCAACACTCTCCGCCGCGCTTTCGACGAAGTTAACTCCGAGCTCCAAACTAAGTTCAGCCAG GAACCTGAACCAGTAAACTGGGATTATTATAGAAAGAATATTGGCTCTCGCTTGGTTGACATGTACAAGGAAGCACATGACA GTATCCAaattcccaagttcgtggacacaGTCACTCCTCAATATAAACCAAAGTTTGAGGCTCTG TTGGTAGAACTGAAAGAAGCAGAGCAACAATCTCTAAAAGAATCTGAAAGACTAGAGAAGGAGATTGCAGAAGTCCAAGAATTGAAG AAGAAGTTAAGTACCATGACGGCGGATGAATACTTTGAAAAGCATCCAGAGTTGAAGAAGAAGTTTGATGATGAAATCCGCAATGATTATTGGGGTTATTGA